One genomic segment of Rivularia sp. PCC 7116 includes these proteins:
- a CDS encoding ion transporter: MVITRENIDFYLRDLQTPLGKIINISIVVLVMLSSGIFVVQTYPTSESISFVLNVADILIINIFAVEYLLRLWSAENRIQYIFSFYSIIDLIAILPFFMGIIDISYIRLLRWFRILRLIRYIDRKFLFGHITTEDGAIFTRILFILFAIIFVYSGLIYQVEHPVNPQVFTTFVDAIYFSIVTMTTVGFGDVTPVSQIGRLLTVLMILTGIALIPWQVGDLIKRIVKTANEVETICPGCGLDFHDEDAKFCKTCGTKLS; this comes from the coding sequence ATGGTAATTACTAGAGAAAATATTGATTTCTATTTAAGAGACTTACAAACACCATTAGGAAAAATAATCAACATTAGTATTGTTGTTTTAGTAATGCTCTCTTCAGGTATTTTTGTAGTACAAACTTATCCAACTTCTGAGTCCATAAGTTTCGTTCTCAATGTCGCTGATATATTGATTATTAATATTTTCGCAGTAGAATATTTATTGCGGTTATGGAGCGCAGAAAATAGAATTCAGTATATTTTCAGTTTTTATTCAATTATCGATTTAATTGCAATTTTACCCTTCTTTATGGGAATTATTGATATTAGCTATATTCGCTTATTACGATGGTTCCGAATCTTGCGATTAATTAGATATATTGATAGAAAATTTTTATTTGGTCATATTACAACAGAAGACGGTGCTATTTTTACAAGAATATTATTTATATTATTTGCAATTATCTTTGTCTATTCCGGCTTAATTTATCAAGTCGAGCATCCGGTAAATCCGCAAGTGTTTACAACTTTCGTAGATGCAATATATTTTTCAATTGTCACCATGACAACTGTAGGATTTGGTGATGTTACTCCCGTTTCACAAATTGGTCGTCTTTTAACAGTTTTGATGATTCTAACAGGTATCGCATTAATTCCCTGGCAGGTAGGAGATTTAATTAAGCGCATAGTTAAAACCGCTAATGAAGTAGAAACAATTTGTCCTGGATGCGGTTTAGATTTTCATGATGAAGATGCTAAATTTTGTAAAACATGCGGAACAAAGTTGTCATAA
- a CDS encoding Spy/CpxP family protein refolding chaperone, whose translation MKLKKLSFLAGAIALTLTAIPFAAQANLNSSSSTVVAQARKQGGWKDKLNLTDAQKTQMQEIKESARAQMREILTPEQVQKLEAAKASGQKKRGVFRTLNLTDAQKAELKKIRESKKAQFEAILTDEQKAQMQEMKQMRQNRRSQAKGLKGERKGKGKFKRLNLTEEQKTQMQEIKESARAQMREVLTSEQVQKLEAAKASGQKKRGIFRTLNLTDAQKAELKEIRESKKSEIEAILTDEQKQQLQEMRQNRRGNRS comes from the coding sequence ATGAAACTCAAAAAATTATCTTTCTTAGCCGGTGCAATTGCTTTAACTTTGACTGCAATTCCTTTTGCCGCTCAAGCTAATCTCAATTCTTCTTCATCAACAGTTGTTGCTCAAGCTAGAAAGCAAGGTGGATGGAAGGACAAGTTAAATTTGACTGATGCACAAAAAACTCAAATGCAGGAAATTAAAGAAAGCGCTCGCGCTCAAATGCGGGAAATTTTGACTCCCGAACAAGTACAGAAATTAGAAGCAGCAAAAGCTAGCGGACAAAAGAAGCGTGGAGTATTCCGTACCTTAAATTTAACTGACGCTCAAAAAGCAGAACTCAAGAAAATTCGAGAATCCAAGAAAGCGCAATTTGAAGCTATTCTAACCGACGAACAAAAAGCTCAAATGCAAGAAATGAAGCAAATGCGCCAAAATCGTCGTTCGCAAGCTAAAGGACTTAAAGGAGAGCGCAAAGGAAAAGGTAAATTTAAGCGCTTAAATTTGACTGAAGAGCAAAAAACTCAAATGCAGGAAATTAAAGAAAGCGCTCGTGCTCAAATGCGAGAAGTTTTGACATCCGAACAAGTACAGAAATTAGAAGCAGCAAAAGCTAGCGGACAAAAAAAACGCGGAATATTCCGTACCTTAAATTTAACTGACGCTCAAAAAGCAGAACTTAAGGAAATTCGAGAATCCAAGAAAAGTGAAATCGAAGCAATTTTAACTGACGAACAAAAACAGCAGCTTCAAGAAATGCGTCAAAATCGTCGCGGCAACCGCAGTTAA
- a CDS encoding response regulator transcription factor, translating into MISVILVDDQHLIRQGLKTLLELEPDLEIVGEAQNGQEAVAMVEKFQPDVVLMDIRMPLMDGVAATKEIKNKFAQTKILVLTTFDDDEYIKAALQNGAMGYLLKDTPSEELAVAIRAVHRGYTQLGPGIVKKLLTQFPATTENPSPSPPPILAELTKREKEVLSLIATGANNREIAQKLYISEGTVKNHVTNILNRLELRDRTQAAIFANSFLSFLDNDD; encoded by the coding sequence ATGATTAGCGTAATACTTGTAGATGACCAACATTTAATTCGCCAAGGTTTAAAAACTTTATTAGAATTAGAACCCGATTTAGAAATTGTTGGAGAAGCTCAAAACGGGCAAGAAGCGGTGGCAATGGTAGAAAAATTTCAGCCCGATGTTGTGTTAATGGATATCCGAATGCCTTTAATGGATGGTGTCGCCGCAACAAAAGAGATTAAAAATAAATTTGCACAAACAAAAATTTTAGTATTAACAACTTTTGATGACGATGAATATATCAAAGCAGCATTGCAAAATGGAGCAATGGGTTATTTACTCAAAGATACACCCTCAGAAGAATTAGCTGTTGCTATTCGTGCAGTACATAGAGGATACACTCAATTGGGGCCGGGAATTGTCAAAAAACTTTTAACTCAATTTCCAGCAACAACAGAAAATCCATCGCCCTCTCCACCGCCAATTTTAGCGGAATTGACTAAGAGAGAAAAAGAAGTGTTGAGTTTGATTGCAACTGGTGCCAATAACCGAGAAATCGCTCAAAAACTTTATATTTCAGAAGGTACGGTTAAAAATCATGTAACTAACATATTGAACCGTTTAGAATTACGTGACAGAACCCAAGCAGCGATTTTTGCCAATTCATTTCTATCTTTTTTAGATAATGATGATTGA
- a CDS encoding sensor histidine kinase has protein sequence MSRAIDVKNHPFKFLLYLEWILLGFAAIASTINPVQRFQTSFPELMIISLTVFGLMGLRLPTNNRTNKIIYTACQILLILITNFFGGRTSRLFPFLNLVLVTRSCLIFKLPGRLVVAGISFSLFLITFRIRFPNVSPRRLQKFWFFQFSFISLFVLALVFVLLLMNAVLSERQSRDKLTAANEKLRKYALKIENQATLEERNRIAREIHDSLGHSLTALNLQLETATKLLNNNPEKATDFLIRAKELGSQALKDVRESVSAMRSNPLQEQSLETSIDILVQNFHHSTNIKPNYHINLFYSLPRDVSTAIYRIIQESLTNISKYAEATEVNLQITTTATKLHLMIQDNGNGFDISQNTTGFGLQSMRDRTLALEGDFNIESIPGGGTKITVDVPLSRFASTGFDGNI, from the coding sequence ATGAGCCGCGCTATAGATGTTAAAAATCATCCTTTTAAATTTTTACTTTATTTAGAGTGGATATTGCTGGGATTTGCAGCGATTGCTTCAACTATCAATCCCGTACAAAGATTTCAGACAAGTTTCCCAGAATTAATGATTATTAGTTTAACTGTTTTCGGGTTAATGGGTTTAAGATTACCTACTAATAATCGAACAAATAAAATCATTTATACGGCTTGCCAAATATTATTAATTTTAATTACCAACTTTTTTGGTGGTCGAACATCACGACTTTTTCCGTTTCTTAATTTAGTCTTAGTAACTCGCAGTTGCTTAATTTTTAAACTTCCGGGACGCTTGGTTGTTGCAGGAATTTCTTTTTCTTTATTTTTAATAACATTTAGAATCAGATTTCCGAACGTATCACCTAGGAGATTACAGAAATTCTGGTTCTTTCAATTTAGCTTTATATCATTATTTGTATTAGCCTTGGTTTTTGTTTTACTATTAATGAATGCGGTACTTTCGGAACGGCAGAGTAGAGATAAATTAACTGCTGCGAACGAAAAACTCCGTAAATATGCCTTAAAAATTGAAAATCAAGCTACCCTCGAAGAAAGAAATCGTATTGCGCGAGAGATTCACGATTCTTTGGGGCATTCCCTCACAGCTTTAAATTTACAACTGGAAACTGCCACGAAATTATTAAATAATAATCCAGAAAAAGCTACAGATTTTTTAATTAGAGCTAAAGAACTCGGCTCTCAAGCACTTAAAGATGTCAGAGAATCTGTTTCAGCGATGCGTTCTAATCCTTTACAAGAGCAATCCCTAGAAACATCTATTGATATACTGGTGCAAAATTTTCACCATTCCACAAATATTAAACCAAATTATCATATTAACTTGTTTTATTCTCTGCCCCGCGATGTTAGTACCGCAATTTATAGAATAATCCAAGAATCATTAACAAACATTTCCAAGTACGCAGAAGCTACAGAAGTTAACTTACAAATAACTACAACAGCCACTAAATTACATCTAATGATTCAAGATAATGGAAACGGTTTTGACATTAGCCAAAATACTACAGGTTTTGGACTGCAAAGTATGCGCGATCGCACTTTAGCCTTGGAAGGTGATTTTAATATTGAGAGCATTCCCGGTGGAGGAACTAAAATAACAGTTGATGTTCCTTTATCAAGGTTTGCGTCAACTGGTTTTGATGGGAATATATAA
- a CDS encoding pilus assembly protein: MKLKKLSLLAGAIAVAFSITPLAVNAQVNNKAPQRVSQAKRPPSPSELKLTQEQMKQINEILSNRSTQMQNVLTQQQRQKIQTDLKAGKNPREVFASIDLSKQQEGQLRTIALNSQKRIEAVLTTEQKNKIKKWQAEQQGQRQQQQPKK, from the coding sequence ATGAAGCTTAAAAAATTATCCCTCTTAGCTGGTGCGATCGCAGTGGCTTTTAGTATCACTCCCTTAGCAGTAAACGCCCAAGTTAACAATAAAGCACCGCAAAGAGTTTCTCAAGCTAAACGTCCTCCAAGTCCCTCAGAACTAAAGCTCACTCAAGAGCAGATGAAGCAAATTAATGAGATACTCTCTAACCGGAGTACTCAGATGCAGAATGTTTTGACACAACAGCAACGACAAAAAATTCAGACGGATTTGAAAGCAGGTAAAAACCCCCGAGAAGTTTTTGCCTCTATTGATTTAAGTAAGCAGCAGGAAGGCCAATTACGAACTATTGCGCTCAATTCCCAGAAGAGAATTGAGGCGGTTTTAACCACCGAACAGAAGAACAAAATCAAAAAGTGGCAAGCCGAACAACAAGGCCAAAGACAGCAGCAGCAACCGAAAAAGTAA